AAGAAAGGGTTACAACAAGGATTAGAACAAGGATTAGAACAAGGATTAGAACAAGGGTTACAACAAGGAATTCAACAAGGATTACAACAAGGACTAATAGAGACAGCTAAATCGATGTATAAAAAAGGGTTTAAATTGGAGATGATTGCTGAGATAACAGGACTTTCAGAAGAGGAGATAAATAGGGTTGTAAGAGTAGTGAATTAGCGATTAGCAAATATTAATTTATCGAGCTCTCTCAACATCTCCAGAGCGCGGATTTGACTGAAGTTTAAAACCAACCGTTCTTTTATCTTCCCCCCAATTTTTACCATCACAACATCACCAATTCCTGAGCCTGTCAGGACAGGTTTCTGATTTATTCCAGGGCTGGCAACATTTTTTCGACCTGTGCAGTTAAGATAAACCACGAAGGGCACGAAGACCACGAAGAAAAAATATTGGTAACCGTTCAACCCCTACATTTGGGCTTTTAGGAATTACAAAACACAAAATATAGTATTTTGAGAGCCTGTTTTGCTTCCTTTTTTGAGCCTATAAAAAGCGGTGGTTACTATATGTAGGGGGCACCAGCAATTATCACCAAACATCTTGCGTTTCACCCACCTGAACGGTTACAAATATTGTAACTATTCAGTAATTATTCAGCCACAGATTAACACGGATAAATAGCAGATAGTAGAGGACAAGAGCTAAGATGCAAGGGGCGAGAGAGCAGAGGGGAGAGATAGATGTCCCTCGCTGGCGGGGGATTAAGGGGATGGAAGTTATAGCACTTATTAATCGAAACTTAACATAGAACGGATAGAAATTTAACTATCAATTGAATGAATGTAGAATATCGAATAATGAATTTAGAATAATGAAGTTTTAGTATTACTTCTACATTCAATATTCAATATTTTTCATTTTATGGAAACTTTTGATGAATAACTACTATAGAAGGAGAAAAGCCCTTCAGCCTACAGCACGGATACCGGAGATGCCTCAGGGATTTTTCCGCGTTTCATCCATGTCCATCTGTGGCTGAATAGTTACGATTTGGTTTATAATTCTTCGTGCCCTTCGTGTGCTTCGTGGTTTTAAAAGATGTGAGGAAGGTTAATCTAACCGCACAGGTGGCATTTTTTTCTTGACTTTCTCCCATTTTTATTGGTTTTAATTACCACTATTACTATTATCGGCAAAGAACCTTCTTCTCTTGATTCCTTTGAACTTCATGGAAGTTTTTTCATAATTAGAATTACTGGTTCCTTTCAAAAAGATATTGACAAAGGTTCATCAGATATGCTATACTTTTTAAAAAAGGTAAGAATTATCCCTACAAAAAACCCAAGAATTATGAGAGGCCTTGACTTACCCCTTCAGGAATGGGTAAAAAAGACGGCTCAATCAGAGGGTATATCTGTTTATTTAAGATTAAGGGACTTAGTTTGTCAAATCTATGAGTTATCCGAAGATGCATAGTGGTCTAACATTAGAGAAGAGAGAATGCTCTCTTTCAATAAAGAAAAAGCAGTAACTCATAGTCAAGTCTGGGTTTCCATTCTAAAGAACACCCTAAGGAAAGAGCACAATGAAAAAACTGGTGAAAATTTTAGAGATAGTGTCCTATTCTCCGCCAAGAACCGGCTGGAGCACACGGGTTGAGTATCTTAAAAAACAACTTTTAGAAATGGGCTATGAATGTCAAATATTAAATATTAGCTCTGAAAGTAGAAGGATTAAAAGTGATGAATATATTGATGTTCAAAATGGAAGAGATTATATATTTAAATTAGGTAAATTTTGCCTATCAGGTTACAGGGTTCATATGCATGTAAATGGTCAATCTCCGAAGGGATTTATATTGACACTAATCAGTGAAATTATCGGTCTCGTATTGGGTAAGGGATGTTTTTTAACATTTCATGGGGGAATAAATCAGCGATATTTTCCTCGTGAAAACAGTTATTGGATACTTCCTCTGATTTCTATTATCTTCAAATTACCTAAAAAAATTATTTGCAATGATGAGCGTATAAAAGATAAAATTAGCGAATATGGCATAAACAGAAATAAAATTGTGTCCATTCCCGCCTTTAGCAAGCAATATTTATCATATAAAGAGACAAAACTACCAGAAGATTTAGAGATATTTATCCATCAACACGAGCCTATTTTATCTTCGTATGTTTTTGACCGACCTCAATTTTATATTCCAACAACTCTACAGGCAATTAAAAAGTTGGTAACGAACTATCCCGACTTAGGTTTAATATTTGTTGGGACGAGTGAATATTCACAAGATACTCTAAATCTTATTCAAACTCTAAATTTAGAAAAGAATATATTTTTATGTAAGAATTTAGAGCATAATGAATTCTTAACCTTATTAAGTAAGTCAAAGATATGTATAAGAAGTTATGAATGGGATGGTGTCTGCTCGTCAGTATTACAGGCACTATCTCTTAAAATTCCCGTCATAGGTTGTGAAAATCCTCTTAGACCTAAAGGTGTTGTTTTATTTAAAACTGGAGATGAAAATTCTCTGGCTGAAAAAATTGAGTATATCTTAAAAAATTATGATGAGGTAAAAGAAAATATACAGTTACCTGAAATTAAGGACACGGTTTCTACGGAGGTAAAATTATTAACTTCAATCTAAATAATAATAAATCTTATAAATTTGCCTGAATGGATACTTTCTGTCTCCTCTTATCCCCTCCCACACCTCTTTTAAAAAACCTTTTTCTAATAAAATATAATAGAATCTTTGTGGTTTTTCTATAGTCTTAACTAATTTAGCCTTCAACGGCATTTATCTCTTTCTTCTTTCAGTTTCGGTGAGGATTTCAATTAATCTTGCGGTATAAATTCTAAATTCCTCTCCAATAGTATTTACCTTAATGATAAAATAATTATAGGCAGCTACGGCAATAATCGCTACAAATAATCCTCCAGCAGTGGCGACTAAAGCCTCAGATATACCTCCAGCAACAACATCTATTCCTCCGGTACCAGTTA
The sequence above is a segment of the bacterium genome. Coding sequences within it:
- a CDS encoding glycosyltransferase codes for the protein MKKLVKILEIVSYSPPRTGWSTRVEYLKKQLLEMGYECQILNISSESRRIKSDEYIDVQNGRDYIFKLGKFCLSGYRVHMHVNGQSPKGFILTLISEIIGLVLGKGCFLTFHGGINQRYFPRENSYWILPLISIIFKLPKKIICNDERIKDKISEYGINRNKIVSIPAFSKQYLSYKETKLPEDLEIFIHQHEPILSSYVFDRPQFYIPTTLQAIKKLVTNYPDLGLIFVGTSEYSQDTLNLIQTLNLEKNIFLCKNLEHNEFLTLLSKSKICIRSYEWDGVCSSVLQALSLKIPVIGCENPLRPKGVVLFKTGDENSLAEKIEYILKNYDEVKENIQLPEIKDTVSTEVKLLTSI
- a CDS encoding transposase, which translates into the protein IKKAFEIANQASLSAKELEIQHKRKDFIYIQKASISYAEKKGLQQGLEQGLEQGLEQGLQQGIQQGLQQGLIETAKSMYKKGFKLEMIAEITGLSEEEINRVVRVVN